The Anguilla rostrata isolate EN2019 chromosome 2, ASM1855537v3, whole genome shotgun sequence genome contains the following window.
GTATGGAAGCTGGAGACTAAACTATTTCCATtgtcaaaatgaagaaaaacacagccAGGCTCTGTGCCAggttgcagctatatttatgttttgtattgttcAGAATTGCTATTGTTTATAACTATAAATCAAGTGCTCCACTGAGTTGTATTTTTCAAAGTAACAAATCAGACATTGAATTTTCTTGAAGAATGGTTGTCTTCTTACAGTATAGTTTTGTACTGAGTGTCTGGGTATATCATTCTACCATTTCACAGAGTCATAAACCGACCACACAAtagcttatttttaaattcagtttagcCACATGCAGTGCCTAAATTTGCAATACAAATACCTACTGAGCAaattatttcatacatttaaaaactattatAAAAATAGATGGACGTGTGATTTATGGTCTCCTTTATTTCTGAAGACAGGTCCTGTTACCCTGTAGGCTATTGTGTAGGTCCACCTTTTAAAcagattaaataataaaataactagtGACATTCAATAGAGAGTACACAGTACATCGGCCTCCATTAGTAGTTGTTGTCACATAGGTAATCACatcaccaagttttttaattcaattgtGTTCATAAGGTCAGCACACGCActtgcgcacgcacgcacccatgcgcgcgcgcgcacacacacacaaattcagctCCACCACAGGCAATTATTGTTTGGATTATCAACTCCGGCGATTGGGGTAGTAATTCACACATGGATGCCTAAGCACTAGACATAGTAATTATACAGAAGTCTGCTGCTACATCACAAAAGACCATAGGTCAGTTTCACCACAAGGGTAATTAATACTTCCCGAGAGCATCATTGCACAGAATTGTGCCCTATCAGCAACAGAACTATTTGCATCACACAGTTGTCTCTTGACCTCCTGCTTACCTGAGATTGCCCACTTAAAAAAGAATGGTTAAAAGGGCACTATTGGGGCCACCtctgattatatatatatgcagttaACACCCCAGCCATGTGGGGTGTTAGCTGCACCGATTGTGCtcacaaaaatcacaaaacaataacatttcTTGGTATGCACGGGAACAGCTTCTACAACAACAAATCTGACAGGAAATAAGCGATTTAGCTTGCTATGCATGTGTTTAAAATTGGACGTCAGTTTGGTCTCGTGTTAGGAATGACAGAATCATTCTAGCAGTGATCTAAAAACTTCTTAATTCATCAGAGGGGGAAGTGTTTTGGAGTCCGTAGACAATGAGGTGATTCGCAAGCATTCTTCCAATGTTCACAGATACAGGTAAAATAAATTCGCAGATAAACACAGTATGCTAACTGCTAACTTTGCTTACGAGTTGTCATGTTGTCAGCTGTCTTGTCAACAAAGTAGGTCGttgagggaaaaacaaaatagcaaaaCTTCTGACTTTAACGTTATAGGGAAAGCTCTGCTGCTGTCAATAAAATACTGCCGTCTACTATAATTCCTCTATCGTATGTCTACAATAGATGTTTCGTACTTCCGTATTATAGattctaaaattattttccGTCAATGCAGCGAGCAACAAATATGTAAcagaaatgtgtatgtgtggataaGTTTGAGACGATAATTCAAAACTGCGATAGTCCAAACGGAAATACCCAAAACGTAAAATCAGCTGCCACTAACAAAACACGTTTCAGGACTTTGTAAAATGCATTGCTTGAATTTCAAATCATGGCTCACTGAGTTCCGTGAGATTTTACGCAGTCCTTGAAAAAGAGGGAACTTGATCGTCACATGTGTGATTATCATCAAATGACTAAGATTTTTTTGTGCATAAGCGCTAATGAAAATCCCAGCCATGTATTATATCAACTTTTCATTACATGTTACACTCacaggaaatgaaacaatatgaaACCAATTAGACTTTAGAACTTTAGAGGGTGTGAATAGCACACTGCTGTAAAGATTTAGGTTATTAATAACAATCACATAAATTTTAATGATTGAATGTGTACTTTGCGTGTCAGTAATTCTCTCCCAATCATCATTACTGCACTATGCGGGTAACTGCCAAAGTGAAGACATTTGAATAAATGAGGGATAGGCTACAGAGTATATTGTACGCAggtgcttccacacaggtgtgatACCTAACTCAATTAGACAATTAGCGTCCTAGTTTGCTCCAGGTTGTGTATAAAAAGCCTGGTGAGGCCCAGGCTCACATTATTTGTCTgtgatagtaaaaaaaaaaaatgtggctttGAATGATGGGTGGTTGTTTTGGGATGCATGGTAGGAGCCTCAATGCCTGAGACTGCTGAACTTGCTGATGTTTCACAAGAAACTGAGGCTAAGGGATGCTGGAATGGAAGTCTGAGAGAAAGCTCTCATTGATTAGAAAGCAATTGTTGTTGAAGGTGCATATTCCTTGAGCATGATGTTCATCCACTGGTTTGAGATTCAAGGCAAAACAGATCAGCAAATCTGAAATCATTTCTGTTGAGTAGTTTGTCAAACTTCAAGAAAGAGATTTGCTTTTGGCAGTCACCTGTAGTTCTTGGTTAAAGAGACCTTTCTGTAGAACATGGTATAGGCTAGTGACCAGCCATACCACAATATACCCTGTTCCTGCCAAATGACTTAACTAAGCAATTGTGGGCTTTGTTAGCACTTGGATGGGTGGCTTTCTGTGTTGtggctggaagtggtgttggtgggccagtagggggtgagcttccctctggtcaaataaaaccaaattcTTCAGCACAATGGTGGGGACACTGCAATAGGAGATGTCTTTCATCTTTCGGCTGAgatgttaaaccaaggtcctgacttgCTGTGGTCagtaaagatcccatgacactcatCACAAAGAGTATGAgattccctggtgtcctggttAAATTCCCAACCTAGGGcgtcatttataaaaatgttcttagatttatacttgaacttactcttaagatcatttccgatggtgtgcttacgttcgattcataaaagatactgagcataaaaaaaccttgtttaggcaggttctaagaagcccatttgtaacttacacacctgtgatctataaatatcaaattaacttaaaattaacggcacctgaacgtgccttacaatcagcgatttccccttatataatgctagtacaaatgagggtttagtcaggaataaccatggaccaaaagagaaaagcaaactttttggaagaagaCATCACGGCAATGGTAGAGGAGATTCAGGACAGGCAACACGTATTATTCGGTGGACTAAATAGTGGgttgacaaacaaagccaaacaggtAGCTTGGtagtgtgctgctgcagtgaacAAATTGctcataaagctaatgcaaagttcaccacaggcttggacgcatatgcatcccaaactgcaatacccctacatagccagcaggaaaatcactcatgtcaagtctagactttgcgtagagataagatcatttccacgtcaaagtaaggttttataaataactacttatacgtgattttctgcgtaagtcatacttaagatcaaaattgatcgtaagtccgttttataaatgaggcccctggctCTCAACCTGCCATGTAATCATCCCCCtgttaaattgattaaaattatTCTCTCCCCATCCACCATAGCTGGTGCATTTTGAGCAtgctggtgcaaaatggctgctgtgcatcattcgggtgggtgctacacatttgGCAGTGGTTGGTGAGTTTTTCCCTTATCGCTGTGAAGTGCTTTAAGTGTAAGGAAAattgctatataaatgcaaattgttaacaagtattattattataataatggaaatatttctgtaaagTCACCTAAAATCCTGACTGACCACTGTCACTACATATTTCAACCTGGGATTAGGGCAGCTGATTTCAAACTGTAGTTGCTTgcctgttttcactttaaataaatgcatggatGGGCCTGGAATATGCAGTTTTTGTTGACTGTTTGAATCTGATGAATCCTTTCTTATACGCAGTGGTCAAAACATCAAGTTTGTCACCTCGACCTCTGACACTCCAGCCAGACGTTATCCACAGcaattgtgtgtttttcaaaGTTCTCTTGTAGACATGCTTACCATGAGTGTAGGCAACCAGACCTTTCCAGCATCTTTATTcatgcacatgtctgtgtggaaAGTTATTCAATGGTGAGCCACATCTGTGTGGTAGACTCCGCTTTGCATACACACGCTGTCTCTCTTACCCAGGTTGTTTTCCCCACTATAACTCCACTCTAAAAAAATCCTGTTAAATTCAAAACAGAGGAGTAattatgtacacatttattaacatttactCATACTGTTAAAAACAGTATGCAAAACTCCTTGAAATGAGTGCAAAGAAATAGTGGTTACAATATGGCTGTCTGTAAAGGTAATCTGTACAATCCTCACAAACTGTATTTTGTCTACgttcagcatttattttatttccccagCTTTAACAGACATTCAGTGGCTTTTTATATCTTCAGTGGGCCACTGCCATTAAGATTCACAATgagtgttttcactgcaacataaTCTGCAACTCCTATTCGTTATAAATGTGTCAATGATGCGTTGTCCACATTAATGCATATTTTCTCAGTGTGTGAATCGTTTTCTGCGGCTTTGGGAAATTCCttgttttgaaaatggcttTACATTTCACCCAGTATCTTATAAATGAGGATAGTGCCGTATCTAAATTGATGCATTTGTTCACAAATTATGAAGAATGTCTTGTGCTTTTTAACtctcttcaaaaatatttcagctgcACGTATTCCGCAGTCTTATTCATACCCCCTCTCAAATAGAGAATTAAATGTTCGCAATGCAAAAGTGCTCCCAGTTTCAATAGTGATATGGATGCTGTAAACATTTAATACATTAAGTACATTCCCGTGCCATTTCAGTTAAGAGACACGACTTGGTCTGCTAAAACTGACTGCCTGCGTCTTACAGAAGACTTAcatcccgtgtgtgtgtgtgtgtgtgtgtataaaatgtatgtgtgcattgttCTTAAAAATACTTCTGTACACTGACATGCTGGTCATAACAGGCTGTGTAGTTATGAACTGCATGTGGCTAAAGACACAATGGGGCAAAAATGAGTCAAGCATAAACCACACCCCTGCACTGTTTGAGCATCTCCATTTTACTTCTGACAGAGGCTGAAATGCTGTAACAGTTATTTAGCTGCAAAGTTTAACTACAAATGAGAGTGTGCTTCTTGGGGCCAGAGTCCATTTCCAGGGAAACAAGGAAACTACTGGAAATACATCGCTGAATCTGAAGATTGTGTCCCATTAAACACATCACAGCCTTCTTGTTACATCTGTATTGTGCAGTGAGTTTTAAACTTttgttatgcattcaaaatgtaaccatggaaacatggtttttcatttgtatagcTACATGTAGGCTATCATTTAACTAACCAGACTGCCATACTGCTTACCATTCCTTGCTGCATTTCCAGATAAAACGCATGTGTTTAAGGGTTAAAAATGACGTAAGCAAGAAAAATTAGAGCCAATTGAGCTGGCAATAAAAGTAACTACATGGTTCAAccctaaattaaaaatgaaattgaaacgttttttttgtttttttttcttacacaaTGACATACTTCCCAGTTCGGGAGCTAAAGCGTCTAGCAACACTTACACtgatgacattttcaaaataaagacGCGCTCACAATAAtcaatttcatatatttatatatttacacattcaGTAAGAACATACAGTTTTTCCAAAAGCTGACATACTGGGCTTTGCCCAAGAAGAATTAGATCCAACTTCGGTCAAACCTAGCCTGGTGGTCATTTGCTTTCGCGCTGAATAGTTTTAACATGTGGCATGAAAGAGGGACAcgataaaaacaaaaccaaacgaTCCCCGTTTTTAAGTTCATTAATCAATGGAATTTATTATACAGGTGATTGTATTCTAGCTATGTTcttaacagaaaatgtaaagTCTCAACGATACACAAATGAGAGATTAATAAACATTGTAGCGGAACAGGGGAACGTCCAATGAGTTGTCAAACCAATTAAGATAAAACAGAAGTCacataaggaaaaaaaacttacattGCCAGCTCCTGAATGAAAAATTACTGAGTGTCTTTTATTCACTCTCCCGTTGTCTGTCCATATGAACTGCCCACGTTAGAGACGGTCTGCCCCCGTTCTCTGTACAACTGGTTCTGCAGACGGAGCTCGCTGTTCTGCGCTCTCAGTCTTTCAAGTTCAACCTCCAGCTCTCTGAGACGCGATGCGTCAGGCTGAGCTACCGGGCTTTCCGCGCTGGTGTCTGGGCATCTCCCGATACAGCGGAGCCGGTTGTTCTCCTCCTCTAAGCGCGACATGCACTTTTCTAACTCCAGGTATTCCCGCACCAACTCTGCCTTGGTCATGTTCTGAAGGCTTTCGACATGATACTTCTCGTAGGTCTCAGAGAAGTCCCTCTGAAGAAACTCCCCGCCGGCGTTCCCTGGTCGCCCCATGCCGTCACTACCACCACCGCtgccatcctcttcctcctcgggCTCGAAATAGTCCTCTTCACTGGCAGTATCTTCCGAGCGGCAAGCACCCATGATTCGCCTGCCCCCAAGCTCGGTGTTCAAGTCCGGTTCCTCGCGGTCATGTTCTTCCATTAGGAACTGCGTGGTATTGTACGGGGCTACGGGCAGTCCCTTTGCAAACATCTCAGCTCGCATGCGGGATGCCCGTGCAGTCTCACGCTCGTCAAGGGCCTTCTTCTCCTCCCATGACAATTTGAAATAGGGCTTCCAACGCCTCTTCTTCTTAGATGGTCGTCGGCGGTGTTTCTTCTTGCCTAGACGTGTATCCGACGAAGGCTGGATCTTACCGCCCGGGCAACCCGAGTTCAGTCTCTTAATGTGGCTGCCACTCTCGCCCTGCACCTGACTCAGGGTCTCTTCTCTCGGTCGGTCTCCACTGTTACCGTGAGCGACAAGCCCGTCCTCCCCTGCTCCATCTCCAGCGGGCTCCTGACACGGTTGAGCTGCTGCCGGACACATGGGGTGTGCGTCTCGAGCCACAAGTCCAGGACACACCTCCAGCTGCTCTCCTTGCATTTGCTTCATAGTGACAGCGTTGCCGTCTGCTTGCTGACCATCTCTGCATCGCCCCCTATCGTCACGCTCCGTTTCCCCATTCTCATTGGTTGGAGGATGCTCCAAAACTGAAGAGCTCCCACCTGAAGTGGTATGAGAAGTTTTCGTATGATGGGTCTTCTCATCGCCTGGTTCTGACATCTTGGTAAATGTGAACGTCGGGCAAGTTCCTCCACCTTCCTATAAGTAAACTAACTATGCTACCTCAAAATTGAAGTCACTGTGCAGTTTAAGATAATAAAAGTCCTTTAAAGACGACTTCAAGCTTTCCAAAGTTTGATTTTATGTTTCGAATAAGCTGCATTAGGTAATTCAGCATAACAATAAAAGCGGTTTGTCTGCTCTTACCTCTCAGATATAACTAAGTCAGCTTCTATGAGTACAGTTAACCCTTTCGCTGCCGTCAGAAATAGGCTTACTCCCACTACTCCAGATGTACCTCTCCCTCCACATTAACAACCAGTGTACTACTACTCTTAAGAGGAAGGGGGCCTTGTTTATATATCCGCTCCGCTACTCTCAGTGCGCATGCGAACACTCATAAACCTAACAGCCCAatgggagttgtagtttaaAAGATAACAATTTGTATGAAGATGCCGTTTACAAAACTACACAGTCCACAGTTACGGACTTTTTCGCCGATATGTAAGCCAATCGTTTTCCACCGTTTTGAGCCCAACAAGACCCGCCTTATTCATACTATCATTGGCTAAAATCGTGCCTGTGCTGTTGCTACGCTTAACTTGTTTTCTAATTGGTTTTTTGGACAATCAATCATGAATCCTGTTTTCCTGAGAGGAAAGCAGTCCCGGTTAGCCTTTTAGGCACTACCACTTCCAGAAAAGGGTGACTACGTTAAATCGTAATCACAGGACATACGTATAAAAGAGAAAACACTATTTtatgtaagaaaataaatatacaggtGGTATATGTACGTTACACAGAGATATGTTAATTGCAGTACTGGAGACGATGCATTTTCTGTATCTGCAAGAAAATTTACACAAGCCTCCCTTCCCAGACGAATTACAAGCCCCCTAGAACATAAACTAGTTCTTTATATTCACTAACCGCCAGAGTTAGCTAAACATTCGTCATAACATGCAGGCTATATTGATCggctatttaaaatgacaataagGAATGGTATGCTAAACGTTATTTTTGCGAACTTCTGGACATAAACCGTATGGATGCCTGTGCGGAGCGGTACTACGTTGTGTGCCCCTCTGCTCAAAGGAAGCGTAAGGAGACGGGAGATATTGACGAAACGTAAACAAATGTGTCAATAGAGGAAAGAGGTGTTGCCATTTTTACAATCAAATTCAACAAATATGCTCATAACCCCAATCCATGTCACCGTAAAATTGACAGCCTGGTTTGTTTTATGGTGTGCTAAGTAAACTGTAAAACCTGACACTCTGTACCGAGCTAGAATAAACCAATGTAGCTCGTCCATTTGGTAGGATAGGAAAACATTCGAGCAGAGATTCAATTCCTCCATTAAATAGGTAGAACGTTTTGCTACGGATGCACCGTTAGTTAACAGTTGTTAACTCACTGAATGTTGGCGAAGTGCATTAAATTGTTATTTAGGAAGGTATATTGCTATCATGGATTTATGGAACAAACCCATGGTTAGTAATAGAATGTGGAACGTGGCCAGGAGTTGGCTTGAATACGAATATCTAGTCTAGCTAaatgctagctagttagctaacgttcgTGGTAGCTTAGACTAGTAACTTTACTTAGCTAGTATTATGTAAGAAACGCGCATGTGATACTGAAAGAAATCTGCATTTCAACACTTTGTAACATAAacgtaaaatgttttttcttaattCGACTAGAACTCATTAAGTGAATGCGTCTCAGTCTGAGCGAGTGCCTATTTTGCTGGCAAGCTATCTCGTAACGTTACCCGTTATGTTAGAACGCGTAGGCTACGAGGTAGCTAGTTAACTATCGTTACTGTTGACTGAGAACGTTGCATGATGAGTTCACAAAACAGTTGCGTGTATTTTTACACGTCGTCATGTCGACTAGCTAATGACCCACAAGACAGCTTGTCTGCATATGTCGTAATTCAGACAGTCCTATATTGGACTTTTAGGTAGCTAAACGTTAGCCGCCTTAATAACAGCACGCTAGCAACAACTGTCCCAAGACATGTCTGGGCAACTAAAACCAATAAATTTGGTAGTATAGCAAGTTGGCTGTTTCATGAATGTTTAATGCAAAATAATCAGCTTGCATATTgattagcttgctagcttgttTTGCAGATGAACTGCCAATCATTAGCTAGCACGCTAGTTTTACTGTTTGGGAGCATTTAAAAGGTAATTTAGGTATGcactacaaaacacaaatcaCTTCATCTTGTGGGAGTAATTCCTGACCGATGTGATACTAGCCAACTGCCCGGCTATCTGGCTAGTCATCGGGTCGTCTACCACGTGCCATGTCTTAGCGAATTAGAGCCGTGAACCGTTGAGTGTTCGTTGAACTGACTGAAGTGGGGACGCCCCAAAAATTGTCCTTGCCAGTTCACAGGACTAGTTGGCGGTAAGCAAATGATGTGCAACACAACATCAACAGGATGAGGATACTGGCTACCAGGATTGTCCCACAGAGTTGTCCAGGTCTTACAGTGTATTTGCGCCATCATAAAATAATCTAGTCATGTAAATACAACCAAGTGTTATTTTAGCACTGTTGTATCCTGTCAAGGTTTCCTTTCTTTCTGGCTgcaatttaaatgacatttggTCATCTGTGGTTCTGTATGTCAGTTCCTAGTTGAAATGTCTCAAAACACAGCCACAGGTCCCTAAAGAAGAAATGGACATCACTGAACAAGCAGAATGCAAAGGAAGGGAGCGATCATTATGGATAATGCCATTTTCAATTATTCCACTGCTGTGACCAGACAAAGTTGAAATGtagactaataaaaaaaaaacattgcaccTGAGCCCTTATATCACAGAAGCTAGCTTTCATataaattttattattcatcAGATAGTTTCCACAACCCTGGTTTTCACTGCCAGTAAATAGGTGACTGTTCATTGATGATTCAAAGCAACCTAAATGAACATGCCTGTAGCGTCTCCCTATCTTTGAGAcaaattcaaaaaacaaaaattgttcaGGTTCTTTTCTAGTTACTTGAATGACACAGTATATTGGAATGTATGAGCAGTAGACTAAAACTTCTTGACATTAGGACCTGCTACCCTTGCAGTGCCAAAGATGTGATTCATTTTTATAGTACTATTTTTCAAATCTGTATAGTTCCTTTTACATCCATGCAGAGCATTTATTCATCTGTGGAGAGTCAAATACTGCTTGTCAACCTATGGCTTGAGTACGGATGGATGTTTGTTTGCTGTGGAAATAGGATATTGAGGACCCCGGGGTCTGTCCAACACACCATAGTGGGCCACAGATTCTCCAAGTCCCACCCTCCCATTCAGGACCAGCATTTTACCCAATGTAATCTCAAATTTAATCACACATGTCATAGCTATTGCCAGAGAGGTCTGCACGTGTTTGAAGTTGATACCTGAGAAAACACAAGCCAGACAAGGACACAATTTGTATTTAATAATTGTAAACATTATTGTACAATCAATTACATTTTCCTGCTAAATCTCAACCTGTTAATCCTTTACTTTACATGCTTCACATGGAGTAGGCACCAGTTATTTGAAAACCAGAATTCAGACTGTAAGAGTCCACGTCTGTCAAGCTGTCCAATTGAAGTTACTGTGTCACTTAATTGCAATGCATATATTGTTAATTACAGTGCAGTGGTATAGGTCATTGAGAATTACTTTCTGAATGGACTTCTCTGAATTCTGGTTATCATGCTTAGGCATTACATTTTGTTGAGTTGAATAATAGTTTTGGAAAAATGAGCTTTTGTTCTCCCTCGGTAGAGGAAGAGAGCATTGTTTAAAACATATCACTGATACCGCTACCCATTtcgcttgtttttttctcctccaatTGTTATTATTTAGAATTATACGCTTGTTCACGAGAATCAGTGTGTATAAGGTGTGGGGGTGAAACTGCACTTTATTACAGCCCAACACATGGAACACGGTCATTTGAGGCCTATTCATTTTCATGCTTGCAGAAAGCGGAGAGATGCTGCACGTCTGCTTTCCACAGTTTGTGCGCTAGATAAACTGTTTCGTTTTGCATCATTTCCATTCCTCTTCCGATATAGCAGGCCGAGACCCAGAAGGTGACAGGGTGTGAAAATCTATCCACACCCAAGAGGGGGAAAATGCTGACTTTGATATCAGGAGGCCAGCAGCGAAGTCGCATGCTGCGACAAAGGCGTTATGTTGGACAGGCAGTCATTTTCGAAACGTTTCCTTCATATGCCGAGTCACCAATGATTCCCCCCCTCCGAAGTCAATGATCTGCGTACCATGAACCGAATACGCCCTCTGCCATTAAGAGGAATTTCCTTAGTTTTCAAAATCCAAATCTCTGCAAATCTTTTAATCTACGGGATAATAAATAGATACTCCATAACGAACATGTTCACAGTTGTAGTGCGCACGTCACTTCATCGCTAGTTAACATAAAACTTAAAACATTCagtgacattacattattgcataaaaaaacaaaaaaattatgttttgtattgtgcATTTTAGTTCCTGTGAGGTGTCACACAACGAAACAGTGGTTCACTTAACAGAGCGTTGGCCTAGACCAAAAGGGTGTACAGAGACTTAGCCCCATGATGGCAGGGTGCACCCGGTCCAGCGCACTTGGTTTGGTGACTGGAAAATGgcagtttctctttctttccctcttggAGGGGGGAACCTTTCTACGCGGCGAAGCGAGGCTTCTTTAGCGCGCGGCGCAGAAGGAACACCAGCCCCTGGGCGACGAAGGGccagagcagcaggagcagcatcGTGCGTCCGGACACGTCGAACGGCCACCACTGGCTCTCCTGCGGAAACACGCCGTGTGTCACCAACACATACAGGATGAAGTAGGCGATGATGCCGCattctctgtctcactgtccaCATAAAGAATTAGCGTCATATTGACCCCAGTGCCCTTTGCTTGCCTTTCGCTTCACACATGGTGGGCTCCACTCACAGAAAGCATACAGCCAAAAAGCAAACAATAGCAGTGCCAAGTCTGTCTGGCATGGGTTGGCGTGGTTTAACAGACTGCGCTGACAGAAACCGCGGGTGAACAGCTGTTGCTGCCGCCTTCTCtccgcactcacacacacacacacacacacacacacacacacgcacactctctctccgcTGCTATCTCTGGTACCATGTGCTGCAGCACCAAACTGGACTCTGACTACAGGGGAAAGGGCCGGAGCTCGTGTGAAACGCAGCCGGAGAACTGCACCCCACAAAGCAAGACAGACAGCACTTGTTTTCCCCAATAAGGAGCCgctggcataaaaaaaaaaaaaaaaaagagtagtaGTGGCTCATGGCCATGTGTAGAAGGGCTCACACGCTCGCACTCACGCCGAAACGCACACACGTCTTACCTCCGGCGAGGGAGCAGAGAACTGAACGGCGGACCTCCACTCAGCATTCTGAGCCTGAAACACAAGAGCAGCACGAGGAGAGGAAGCTGAGTTTATGCTTACCGCGCTTAAATACAGCCAAAAGCCAAGCACCCGTGA
Protein-coding sequences here:
- the LOC135247937 gene encoding protein HEXIM1-like — encoded protein: MSEPGDEKTHHTKTSHTTSGGSSSVLEHPPTNENGETERDDRGRCRDGQQADGNAVTMKQMQGEQLEVCPGLVARDAHPMCPAAAQPCQEPAGDGAGEDGLVAHGNSGDRPREETLSQVQGESGSHIKRLNSGCPGGKIQPSSDTRLGKKKHRRRPSKKKRRWKPYFKLSWEEKKALDERETARASRMRAEMFAKGLPVAPYNTTQFLMEEHDREEPDLNTELGGRRIMGACRSEDTASEEDYFEPEEEEDGSGGGSDGMGRPGNAGGEFLQRDFSETYEKYHVESLQNMTKAELVREYLELEKCMSRLEEENNRLRCIGRCPDTSAESPVAQPDASRLRELEVELERLRAQNSELRLQNQLYRERGQTVSNVGSSYGQTTGE